The following coding sequences lie in one Polynucleobacter necessarius genomic window:
- a CDS encoding tripartite tricarboxylate transporter substrate-binding protein, translated as MLIIVGGAGGSIGTDIAAKSPSDGYNVLFTLSSHTINPAIYPKLAFDTEKDFLPASLVASLPQILVANPNFPAKNVQEVIEMAKAKPDAIAYASVGNESPGHLAGAMMAGSAGVTMQHIPYRGGGPAITDVIAGQVPLPWVSIPAAANYVKTGKLRAASSFNCKALTCFPGRANHG; from the coding sequence TTGTTGATAATCGTTGGCGGTGCTGGCGGTTCGATTGGAACGGATATTGCTGCTAAGTCACCATCAGATGGCTACAACGTTTTATTTACACTCTCTTCACACACGATTAATCCAGCGATTTATCCAAAGCTTGCTTTTGATACAGAGAAGGATTTCTTGCCAGCATCTTTAGTAGCATCATTACCGCAAATTCTGGTGGCTAACCCAAACTTCCCAGCAAAGAATGTTCAGGAAGTGATCGAAATGGCTAAGGCAAAGCCGGATGCAATTGCATATGCGTCAGTTGGTAACGAATCACCCGGGCATTTAGCTGGCGCCATGATGGCAGGGTCTGCTGGAGTGACGATGCAACATATTCCCTATCGCGGAGGTGGTCCTGCTATCACTGATGTGATTGCTGGGCAGGTTCCCTTGCCGTGGGTTTCAATTCCTGCAGCAGCAAATTATGTCAAGACTGGCAAGCTGCGCGCCGCTAGTAGTTTCAACTGTAAAGCGCTCACCTGTTTTCCCGGACGTGCCAACCATGGCTGA
- a CDS encoding IclR family transcriptional regulator, whose translation MLKGIVILEALAGLQQPATLAQLMQITSMPKASLHRTLAIFEEAGLVAREPGGRTYSPGKRLSHLALSTLTHDTVSAVRHTILRKLVADLGETCNLAVLKRGELFYLDRVEANWALRLHLPPGTVLPPHCSASGKLLLAFKPVEERTKILENLPLEQFTHRTITDRHLLESEMERIVSTGYAVDNEEYVLGVSCVAVPVRDALGEVVAAIAVHAATARLPLNQAMEHIPKLKEASERISQTLS comes from the coding sequence ATGCTCAAGGGTATAGTCATTTTGGAGGCCTTAGCTGGCTTACAACAGCCAGCAACACTTGCCCAACTCATGCAAATTACCAGTATGCCGAAGGCATCCTTGCACAGGACCTTGGCCATTTTTGAAGAAGCTGGTTTAGTGGCAAGAGAACCTGGCGGACGAACCTATTCTCCGGGTAAGCGCCTTTCTCACTTAGCGTTGTCAACATTAACTCACGATACTGTTTCTGCTGTAAGACACACTATTCTTCGCAAGCTGGTTGCCGATTTAGGTGAAACCTGCAACCTTGCTGTTTTAAAACGTGGAGAGCTATTTTATTTAGACCGTGTTGAGGCGAATTGGGCCTTACGCCTCCACTTACCGCCAGGCACAGTTTTGCCACCGCACTGTAGTGCGAGTGGCAAATTACTTCTTGCTTTTAAACCTGTTGAAGAGCGTACGAAGATTTTAGAAAATCTTCCGCTTGAACAATTTACTCACAGAACAATTACCGATCGTCACTTACTGGAATCGGAAATGGAAAGAATTGTGAGTACAGGTTATGCAGTCGATAACGAAGAGTATGTACTAGGAGTCTCTTGCGTTGCCGTTCCTGTAAGAGATGCGCTGGGCGAAGTCGTCGCAGCCATTGCAGTTCATGCAGCTACCGCTAGACTCCCATTAAATCAAGCGATGGAGCATATTCCTAAACTAAAAGAAGCGTCTGAGCGTATCTCTCAAACACTTTCTTAG
- a CDS encoding phosphate acyltransferase gives MKGSLHTEDLMGPIVSRDGLRTDKRVSHLFLFELARYHKLLGVTDAVVSIAPSAQLKREILANSLDALKRLSISNVKVAIIAATEVINPAMSSTTDAKEIVDEHIAHPIFPDTIIEGPFGFDNAISAQSARTKGIYSKVAGDPDFLLMPDLQVGNILYKSFVYMVGAECAGTILGAQVPITLTSRSDSVFSRVASTAIAILLAKNPQ, from the coding sequence ATGAAAGGCTCTTTGCATACTGAAGATCTCATGGGGCCGATTGTGAGTCGTGATGGTCTACGCACTGATAAACGAGTAAGCCATCTGTTCTTATTTGAACTTGCCCGATACCATAAGCTACTGGGTGTTACTGACGCTGTTGTGAGTATTGCGCCAAGTGCCCAACTCAAAAGAGAAATACTAGCTAATAGTCTTGATGCCTTAAAACGGTTGAGTATTAGCAATGTCAAAGTGGCGATTATTGCTGCCACTGAAGTGATCAACCCAGCAATGTCATCCACTACTGATGCAAAAGAAATCGTTGATGAGCACATTGCACACCCCATTTTTCCAGACACCATTATTGAAGGCCCTTTTGGATTTGATAATGCGATCTCGGCTCAATCCGCAAGGACCAAGGGAATTTATTCAAAGGTGGCTGGCGATCCTGATTTCTTGCTGATGCCTGATTTACAAGTCGGCAATATTCTCTATAAGTCTTTTGTTTATATGGTTGGTGCAGAGTGCGCCGGTACTATCTTAGGCGCTCAAGTTCCAATTACGCTGACATCAAGATCTGATTCTGTATTTTCTAGAGTGGCATCGACCGCGATAGCCATTCTCCTTGCTAAAAATCCTCAATAG
- a CDS encoding nitroreductase, with translation MDQFAEQLIHGRAHISPKRLGNPGPTLAQKETILLAANAAPDHDRMLPWRFIEIQESSRASLGKAFKQSLLDRDPDATDIQQQEAYEKAFRGPLLLLAIANYQDPNDDISKQEKLISLGCAIQNILLSAYAYGFGSGLSSGRALQSDRIRSLFKLTKDEEPICFITIGTVQKNKPGRIRPSLSEYYSIY, from the coding sequence ATGGATCAATTCGCTGAACAACTGATTCACGGTAGAGCTCATATTTCTCCTAAAAGATTAGGGAATCCAGGACCTACACTAGCTCAAAAGGAAACCATACTCTTGGCAGCTAATGCTGCTCCTGATCATGACAGAATGCTTCCATGGCGTTTTATTGAGATCCAGGAAAGTAGTCGCGCAAGCTTAGGTAAAGCCTTCAAACAGTCATTATTGGATCGCGATCCAGATGCCACAGATATACAACAGCAAGAGGCCTATGAAAAAGCTTTCCGTGGCCCCTTGCTTTTATTGGCTATAGCAAATTACCAAGATCCAAATGACGACATCAGCAAACAAGAAAAACTCATTTCTCTTGGTTGCGCAATTCAGAACATCCTCTTAAGCGCGTATGCCTATGGATTTGGCTCGGGGCTATCTAGTGGTAGAGCCCTTCAGAGTGATCGCATCCGATCACTATTTAAACTCACAAAAGATGAAGAACCCATTTGCTTTATTACGATTGGCACTGTGCAAAAAAATAAGCCCGGTCGTATTCGGCCGAGCTTATCTGAGTACTACTCTATTTATTAA
- a CDS encoding aconitase X swivel domain-containing protein — MLVLDAAKGGVASAWMLYEMKSRNLCPSAIIFNAVNPILAQSAAHAGIPMLSGFDCNVTQAIASGERVRIDTKNQTVEVLK; from the coding sequence ATTTTGGTGTTAGATGCCGCTAAGGGTGGTGTAGCTAGCGCTTGGATGCTGTATGAAATGAAATCTAGAAATCTGTGTCCATCGGCCATTATTTTTAATGCAGTTAATCCGATCTTGGCTCAAAGTGCAGCCCATGCTGGCATACCAATGTTAAGTGGTTTTGATTGCAATGTTACTCAGGCGATTGCTAGTGGTGAGCGCGTGCGGATCGATACTAAAAATCAAACCGTGGAAGTGCTTAAGTAA
- a CDS encoding aconitase X yields the protein MVRIPTITGLRGTDFTKAKQLGQTEKMLELERQAIDAFVKMGVSMTDICINYQTIMAPVYGEHLAFGDTGVVIYLNSVCGARSNFEGGPSALAAGLTSRTPRYGYQDEHRKPTHRFKTSWTPQTLNEWSVLGGLIGKKSGNYWSVPVLEGIEGHPGSDAMKHFGAAMASFGSTALFHVLGITPKALQARDLECLHLPEILITKEEVMGLQNSYRIAEEIDVVVFSAPQLSLMEMKSMAELCNGKKFIKPLLAMTSPQVKPDSDRMGYTEMIEGAGGTVFSGMCFYQSYAREIAETNGWKALATNSAKIVNILGGYGYTPMLASMEDCVQAAVTGRLK from the coding sequence ATGGTTCGTATACCGACTATCACTGGTCTTAGGGGTACTGACTTCACTAAAGCAAAACAGTTGGGTCAAACTGAAAAAATGCTGGAACTCGAAAGACAAGCAATCGATGCATTTGTGAAGATGGGTGTATCGATGACTGATATCTGCATTAATTACCAAACGATTATGGCTCCTGTGTATGGCGAGCATTTAGCGTTTGGTGACACAGGAGTGGTGATTTATTTAAACAGTGTTTGTGGTGCTCGCTCTAACTTTGAAGGTGGCCCTTCAGCGCTGGCCGCTGGTCTCACCAGCAGAACACCGCGATATGGCTATCAAGATGAGCATCGCAAGCCAACTCATCGTTTCAAGACTTCATGGACTCCTCAGACTCTGAATGAGTGGAGTGTATTGGGAGGGTTGATTGGTAAGAAATCAGGCAATTATTGGTCGGTTCCCGTTTTAGAGGGAATTGAAGGTCATCCTGGATCCGATGCTATGAAGCATTTCGGGGCGGCGATGGCCAGCTTTGGTTCTACTGCTTTATTTCATGTATTAGGCATTACGCCGAAAGCGCTGCAAGCGCGAGATTTGGAGTGCTTGCATTTACCCGAAATCCTCATTACCAAAGAAGAGGTAATGGGTTTACAAAACTCCTATCGCATTGCGGAGGAAATTGATGTGGTGGTATTTTCTGCGCCGCAATTAAGTCTTATGGAAATGAAGAGCATGGCTGAGTTATGCAATGGTAAGAAATTCATTAAGCCACTATTGGCCATGACAAGCCCACAAGTAAAGCCAGATTCGGATCGAATGGGTTATACCGAAATGATTGAAGGTGCTGGAGGAACCGTATTTTCTGGAATGTGCTTCTATCAGTCCTATGCAAGAGAAATTGCTGAGACCAATGGATGGAAGGCCTTGGCGACGAATAGCGCAAAGATTGTGAATATATTAGGTGGCTATGGCTACACACCAATGCTGGCCTCTATGGAAGACTGCGTACAAGCTGCGGTAACAGGGAGATTAAAGTGA
- a CDS encoding aconitase X codes for MKLNAEEKAMLAGEFGPARQTAIQHQIKVGEFFGAEDLVPVSQAHIMADTESLGEAGVEWLAGP; via the coding sequence ATGAAGCTGAACGCAGAAGAAAAGGCAATGCTAGCTGGTGAGTTTGGACCAGCTAGGCAAACCGCTATTCAACATCAAATCAAGGTAGGCGAATTTTTTGGCGCTGAAGATTTAGTGCCCGTATCTCAGGCTCACATCATGGCTGATACTGAGAGTCTTGGTGAGGCAGGCGTTGAGTGGTTGGCAGGCCCCTAG
- a CDS encoding Bug family tripartite tricarboxylate transporter substrate binding protein — protein sequence MFELTAQVKFKHIPYKGSAPAVTDLVGGQIPSAFNPIQSVLSHITSGKLRALAVTSKTRSPLLPNVPTVAELGYPQFESTAWWALFGPAKLPDSITKKLRVDTEKVAQSAAFKKRLGNLGVQPNVDFKESLANFQTSEIAKWVRVVRDSGATID from the coding sequence TTGTTTGAGTTAACTGCTCAAGTCAAATTCAAGCATATTCCTTATAAAGGAAGTGCGCCTGCAGTAACGGATCTGGTTGGTGGTCAGATACCCTCGGCATTTAATCCGATTCAATCTGTATTGTCACACATTACTTCTGGAAAACTACGGGCTTTAGCGGTTACCAGTAAGACGCGCTCCCCTTTATTGCCCAATGTACCCACAGTAGCTGAATTGGGTTATCCCCAGTTTGAATCAACAGCCTGGTGGGCATTATTTGGTCCTGCAAAATTGCCAGATTCAATTACTAAAAAACTGAGGGTGGATACTGAGAAAGTAGCTCAATCGGCTGCCTTCAAAAAGCGCTTGGGAAATTTAGGCGTACAACCAAATGTAGATTTCAAAGAAAGTTTGGCTAATTTTCAAACTAGTGAGATTGCAAAATGGGTTAGAGTAGTTCGCGATTCTGGTGCCACTATTGATTAA
- a CDS encoding Bug family tripartite tricarboxylate transporter substrate binding protein has translation MNGLALKVLKRFSVCLSFLLLSSNVVADAYPSKPIRLIVPFPPGGPTDIVARPLALLLGDRLKEQIVIENKGGAGGSIGADLVAKSAPDGYALFMGTVGTNAINGSLYKQLPYDMTKDFTPIALVATAPVVIVVNSSDRIKTLSELITEARAKPDTIAVWNCWQWNAWASNSSLV, from the coding sequence ATGAATGGCCTAGCACTTAAAGTTCTTAAGCGTTTCTCAGTCTGCCTTAGCTTCTTACTGCTGTCTAGTAACGTAGTAGCAGATGCCTATCCAAGCAAGCCCATCAGATTGATTGTTCCTTTTCCTCCTGGTGGGCCAACCGATATTGTTGCTAGACCTTTGGCGCTCCTATTGGGTGATCGTCTAAAGGAGCAGATCGTCATTGAGAATAAAGGTGGGGCTGGCGGATCGATTGGTGCAGATCTAGTAGCCAAATCAGCTCCTGATGGTTATGCCTTGTTCATGGGTACTGTCGGCACGAATGCAATCAACGGCAGTCTATATAAGCAGTTGCCATATGACATGACGAAGGATTTCACCCCGATTGCTTTGGTGGCAACAGCGCCAGTAGTGATTGTGGTCAACTCAAGTGATCGTATTAAAACGCTCTCCGAATTAATCACAGAAGCACGCGCAAAGCCAGACACGATAGCCGTATGGAACTGCTGGCAATGGAACGCCTGGGCATCTAACAGCAGCCTTGTTTGA
- a CDS encoding tripartite tricarboxylate transporter substrate-binding protein, producing the protein MAGNFPATSGFAKAGQAKALAVTSSKRLKQLPNVPTVSEAAIPGFENTGWYALAVPMGTPQFIIDKIYVATEKSFKAHHYWLIWKPTASHR; encoded by the coding sequence ATGGCGGGTAACTTCCCGGCTACCAGTGGATTTGCTAAAGCAGGTCAAGCCAAGGCCTTGGCTGTTACCAGCAGCAAAAGATTGAAACAACTTCCTAATGTTCCAACCGTGTCTGAGGCCGCTATTCCTGGATTTGAAAATACCGGTTGGTATGCGCTAGCAGTTCCCATGGGAACACCTCAATTTATTATCGACAAAATTTATGTCGCTACTGAAAAGTCATTTAAAGCCCATCACTACTGGCTAATATGGAAGCCAACGGCCTCACACCGATGA